The DNA region ACCGCTCGGCATCCTGGGTCTGTGGCTGCGGACCCGGCTGGAGGACACTCCCCAGTTCCGTCACGTGCAGGAGCTCGAACGCCAGCAGCGCGAGGTGGACGCGGCGGAACGTGCGGCGCTCTCCCGGGCCCACCGCTGGGCGGAGGTGCGCAGGAGTCTGCCGTCGATGCTCAAGGTGCTGCTCGTGATGTCGCTCAACGCAGGTGCGTACTATCTGCTGCTCAGCTACACGCCCACCTTCCTGATCGAGCAGGCGCACATGAGCGAGGCAAGCTCGAACCTGGTGGTCACGATCAGCCTGGTCGCCTATCTCGTCATCATCCCGGTCATCGCGCACTTCTCCGACCGTTTCGGGCGCAAACGCACCCTGCTGGTTTCGAGCATCGCGTTCATCGTGTTGTCGTACCCGATGATGAGCCTGTTCACCCGGGGCGGCGTGCTGCTGGCGACGACGGTGCTCATCGTCGGCCTGATCTTCTTCGCGATGAACGACGCGGTCTTCCCATCCTTCTTCACCGAGATGTTCGGCACTCGCTCCCGCTACCTCGGCTTCGCCCTGCCGTTCAACGTCGGCGCGTTGCTCTTCGGTGGCGTGGCGCCACTGATCGGCACCTGGCTCATCGCGGTGACCGGCAACTCCAGCGCCCCGGCGTTCTTCCTGATCTTCGTCGGAGTGCTGTCGCTGATCGGCCTGCTGCTCAGCCGCGAGACCGCGCGTACCGAACTGGTCGATGCCCAGAGCGAGGTCGGCAAGCATCCCGTCCCGTCCGCCTAAGGGCGCTGCGTCCCCCGTCGCGAGCGGCCGTGAGGCGGAGGGAGTCCTGGGAGCGCAGCCGAACAGCGAGTCGACGACCAACACCGCGAGCGGCCGCGAGGCGAGCGACGACAGAGTTGCTGCTCGGGTTTGTCGGCTTTGCTCGATCTGCAGATAGAGCAGGACCGACAAACCCGAGCAGCTTCGATGGGGCCCGGCGGACGTACGGAGCCGGGCGGGCTGAACCAGCGGGCGGTACCTCAGAGGGTCGCGGCCAGCGGATCCCAATCGGCAGGCAGCGGCGCGGACGGCTGCACCGTGCTCTCGACCTGGACGACCTCACCGGACTCCGCCGACTCGGCCATCGAGACCATGATGTCGAGCACGTGGTACGCCAGATCGCCGGTCGCGCGGTGCGGCCGACCCTCACGGATGGCGCGAGCCATGTCGAGCGCACCGGTGCCCCGGGCCGACTTCGCCTTGGTGGTGCCCAGGCTCTCCCAGTCGACACCCGGCCGACGCAGCTTGAGTTCGCCGTCGAACATGTTCGGATCCGGCATCTCCAGCACCGCATCGGTGCCGGTCACCTCGAGCAGGATCCGCTCCACCGCCGAGTCGAAGCTGAGCACCAGGGTCAGCGCCTGGCCGCTCTCGAACCTGGCCAGTGCCACCGTCTGGCTGGGCACGGTGACGTCGAACTCCTCACCGGCCTTGGGACCGGCCATGATCGTCCGGCGCTCCCGGGCCTTGGTGCCGATCGAGGCGACCGAAGCCACCGGACCGAAGAGCTGCACCAGCGCGGTCAGATAGTACGGGCCGATGTCGAACAGCGGGCCGGCACCATACTGGAACAGGAACGCCGGATTCGGATGCCACAGGTCGGGACCGGGCTGCTGCATCAAGAACAGCGCGCTCAGCGGCTGGCCGATCACACCGTCGGCCAGGGCCGCCTTGACCGCCTGCATGCCGGAACCGAGGAAGGTGTCCGGCGCACACCCGACGCGTACGCCAGCCGCGGCCGCCGCCTCGAGCGTGGCCTTGCCGGCCTCCCGATCCAAGGCCAGCGGCTTCTCGTTCCAGACGTTCTTGCCAGCCGCGATCGCCTGCGCAGCCACCTCCGCATGAGCCGACGGCACCGTCAGGTTGATGACGATCTCGATATCGGGGTTGTTCAGCACGACCTCTGAGCCGCCGGCGGAGGCGATGCCGTACTCAGCGGCCTTCGCCTCGGCGATCTCCGGGTAGAGGTCGCCGATCGCCAACAGCTCCGTGTCGGGGAACGACTTCAGATTCTCGATGTAGGTGCCACTGATCACGCCGGCGCCGATGATGCCGACACCGACGGGTCCACGACCGGCCATCAGAGCGCACCTCCCATCAGGAATTCCCGGCTCGCCCCGACGGCAGTCATCAGGTCGCCCTCGGAGTCGTCCAACTCGACCACGAACAGCGCGCTCGGCGCGGCCGCCAGGTAGTCGTTGACCGGTAGCGAACCGCTGCCGACCGCTACCTGCTTCTTGTCATCCAATGAACCGTCTCCATCCTTGACGTGCAGCGCGACGACCCGATCGCCGAGCCGCTCCAACAATGCCGGGACATCGGCGCCACCGGCATAGGCCCAATAGGTGTCCACTTCCAGCACCACGGCGGGATCGAGTTGCTCGGCCAGCACCTCCAGGCCGTGCCTGCCGTCGATCCTCGACTCCAGTTCGAAGTGGTGATTGTGATAGCCGACCGTCAGACCGTACTCGGCGGCCTTGCCGGCCACCGCATTCAGCTCCGCGGCGATCTCGGCGATACCTTCGGCGCTCTGCCAGCGGGCTGGGTCGGT from Microlunatus phosphovorus NM-1 includes:
- a CDS encoding MFS transporter, with the protein product MSNAPDTTEQENRSVLRRVLIAGGLGTLLEYFDYASYSYLATTIAVVFFASEDRTVALMSTFAVFALAFLVRPIGAFVWGSLGDRVGRKTILSTTILLMSGSTFLIGFLPGYATIGVLAPILLLLLRMTQSFAASGEYAGAGTFIAEYAPPHRRGLLTSVVPLGSAAGFLLASLMATVFYATMSPEFLHSWGWRIPFLIAGPLGILGLWLRTRLEDTPQFRHVQELERQQREVDAAERAALSRAHRWAEVRRSLPSMLKVLLVMSLNAGAYYLLLSYTPTFLIEQAHMSEASSNLVVTISLVAYLVIIPVIAHFSDRFGRKRTLLVSSIAFIVLSYPMMSLFTRGGVLLATTVLIVGLIFFAMNDAVFPSFFTEMFGTRSRYLGFALPFNVGALLFGGVAPLIGTWLIAVTGNSSAPAFFLIFVGVLSLIGLLLSRETARTELVDAQSEVGKHPVPSA
- a CDS encoding Gfo/Idh/MocA family protein, translated to MAGRGPVGVGIIGAGVISGTYIENLKSFPDTELLAIGDLYPEIAEAKAAEYGIASAGGSEVVLNNPDIEIVINLTVPSAHAEVAAQAIAAGKNVWNEKPLALDREAGKATLEAAAAAGVRVGCAPDTFLGSGMQAVKAALADGVIGQPLSALFLMQQPGPDLWHPNPAFLFQYGAGPLFDIGPYYLTALVQLFGPVASVASIGTKARERRTIMAGPKAGEEFDVTVPSQTVALARFESGQALTLVLSFDSAVERILLEVTGTDAVLEMPDPNMFDGELKLRRPGVDWESLGTTKAKSARGTGALDMARAIREGRPHRATGDLAYHVLDIMVSMAESAESGEVVQVESTVQPSAPLPADWDPLAATL
- a CDS encoding sugar phosphate isomerase/epimerase family protein, whose amino-acid sequence is MPNPDQLSVQLYTVRGALEEDFDGTLARIAEFGYTQVEPFSFVTYFDDLKTGLAAYGLSAPTTHIGLLTAEDVDDVFVKAKELGMETVIVPSTDPARWQSAEGIAEIAAELNAVAGKAAEYGLTVGYHNHHFELESRIDGRHGLEVLAEQLDPAVVLEVDTYWAYAGGADVPALLERLGDRVVALHVKDGDGSLDDKKQVAVGSGSLPVNDYLAAAPSALFVVELDDSEGDLMTAVGASREFLMGGAL